From the genome of Vicia villosa cultivar HV-30 ecotype Madison, WI linkage group LG2, Vvil1.0, whole genome shotgun sequence, one region includes:
- the LOC131648386 gene encoding auxin-responsive protein IAA23-like yields MNIQEETQLTLALPGSTKSTTPASATKRAFSTTTLDLHLATKHVVGWPPVRGNRKNIAMKSCKYVKVAVDGAPYLRKVDLEIYDGYENLLRAVDSMFVGTNLMSEKKFMLTYEDKDGDWMLLGDVPWKMFVESCKRIRLMISMEDSTSCSSRCTGSSEKNN; encoded by the exons ATGAATATTCAGGAGGAGACTCAGCTCACTCTTGCTCTTCCTGGTTCCACCAAATCAACCACACCTGCTTCAGCCACAAAACGTGCCTTCTCCACTACTACACTTGATCTTCATCTTGCCACCAAACATGTGGTGGGATGGCCGCCGGTGAGAGGAAACAGAAAGAATATTGCCATGAAAAGTTGCAAGTACGTCAAAGTTGCGGTTGATGGAGCTCCGTATCTAAGAAAAGTCGATCTCGAAATTTATGACGGTTATGAGAATCTTCTGAGGGCAGTGGATAGCATGTTTGTCGGTACTAATTTAATGAGTGAGAAGAAATTCATGCTTACCTATGAGGATAAAGATGGTGACTGGATGTTGCTTGGAGATGTACCTTGGAA aatGTTTGTTGAATCATGCAAGAGAATAAGGCTTATGATTAGCATGGAGGATAGTACTAGTTGCAGTTCCAGATGTACGGGCTCCAGTGAGAAGAATAATTAG
- the LOC131654108 gene encoding D-glycerate 3-kinase, chloroplastic-like, which produces MATLNVFSQTLHPTISSSFCCSSSNSNYAYFCPNSNTSKFHFFSNSLLSSLSAPTFSHSSKTHYSKSGSGSSWLHSSSPSVSNEQKNGPVHSVFPSSPAQVSSVQDLYTFICSGPLLDKIGLTPEIVAESIDKWLTYGRHLCRLFQLNELFLNEPQKVRLYHYYIPVFLWCESEIVQHQSKFKDGEDIPPLVIGFSAPQGCGKTTLVFALDYLFQMIGRKSATISIDDFYLTAEGQNKLREANPGNALLEFRGNAGSHDLPISVETLTALTKMSKEGIKMKLPRYDKSAFGGRGDRADPSTWPEIEGPLEVVLFEGWMLGFKPVPVEVVKSVDPQLEIINKNLEAYYDAWDKYIKSWIVIKIKDPSCVYQWRLQAEIAMREAGNPGMSDDEVNDFVSRYLPAYNAYLPTLYSQGPNGSDPQHLLTIEIDEKRNPILGA; this is translated from the exons ATGGCTACTTTGAATGTTTTCTCTCAAACATTGCACCCTACAATCTCATCTTCTTTCTGTTGTTCTTCTTCAAATTCTAACTATGCTTATTTCTGTCCAAATTCTAACACTTCTAAGTTTCATTTCTTTTCCAATTCTCTTCTTTCTTCCCTTTCTGCCCCTACTTTTTCTCACTCTTCTAAGACCCATTACTCAAAATCAG GTAGTGGAAGTTCATGGCTGCACAGTAGTTCGCCATCTGTCAGCAACGAGCAAAAGAACGGTCCTGTACATTCAGTATTTCCGTCATCGCCTGCTCAAGTTTCCTCTGTGCAAGACCTGTACACATTTATTTGCTCAGGACCTTTGCTTGACAAAATTGGTTTGACGCCTGAGATTGTGGCCGAGTCTATAGATAAGTGGTTAACCTACGGGCGACACCTATGCAGACTGTTTCAGCTTAATGAACTGTTCTTGAACGAGCCTCAAAAAGTTAGgctttatcattactatataccAGTTTTTCTCTGGTGTGAAAGTGAGATTGTTCAGCATCAGTCCAAATTCAAAGATGGAGAAGATATACCTCCTTTAGTG ATTGGATTTAGTGCTCCTCAAGGCTGTGGAAAGACGACCCTCGTCTTTGCTCTCGACTACCTTTTCCAAATGATTGGCAG GAAGTCTGCAACAATATCGATAGATGATTTTTATTTGACGGCTGAAGGCCAG AATAAACTGAGAGAAGCTAATCCAGGAAATGCACTTCTTGAG TTTCGTGGAAATGCGGGAAGCCATGATCTTCCTATTTCTGTTGAAACGCTGACGGCTTTAACCAAAATGTCGAAAGAAG GTATCAAGATGAAGTTACCAAGATATGATAAA TCTGCTTTCGGCGGAAGAGGTGACCGCGCTGATCCTTCAACATGGCCTGAAATTGAAGGGCCACTTGAA GTTGTGTTATTTGAAGGCTGGATGCTTGGTTTCAAGCCTGTTCCAGTTGAAGTTGTAAAATCGGTTGATCCTCAG CtagaaataataaataagaaCCTCGAAGCTTATTATGATGCGTGGGACAAATATATAAAATCATGGATTGTCATTAAGATTAAGGATCCAAGCTGTGTCTACCAGTGGCGCTTGCAG GCTGAGATTGCAATGAGGGAGGCAGGAAATCCTGGAATGTCTGATGATGAG GTGAATGATTTTGTTTCGCGCTACCTGCCAGCATACAACGCGTATCTTCCTACACTTTACTCGCAGGGCCCGAATGGATCAGATCCTCAGCATCTACTAACCATTGAAATTGATGAAAAGAGAAACCCGATCCTAGGTGCCTAG
- the LOC131648385 gene encoding cyclin-A2-4-like yields MRKSGIMKAGEVPSRLTRARAAALSATGQLPPLKKVAEESQKHPLRANSKRAVSDDTYLPHKKRAILHDVTNVRCEKSNRSCLNPTETQAKKRKLNKPARPDVSKEVTSVAMELPQIIVDSKPVKLPEMRLRSSEDVTCSVKLEDNEPIRLSANHCATNNDLLLSQTSRVSARPSISQKKVSQTVAAEKVNTYELLGVSKHPDVADIDADFEDPQLCSLYAADIYDHMRVAELSRRPNPNLMETVQQDITPSMRGILVDWLVEVSDGYKLQANTLYLTVYLIDWFLSKNFIERQKLQLLGITCMLIASKYEEINAPHVEDFCFITDNTYTKGQVLQMESLVLKSTAYQLFAPTTKTFLRRFLRAAQASYKRPSIELEYLANYLAELTLMSYGFLNFLPSMIAASAVFLARWTLDQSNHPWNPTLEHYASYKASDLKAAVLALQDLQLNSNDCPLTSIRMKYTQDNLKCVATLSSPKLLETMF; encoded by the exons ATGAGGAAGAGTGGCATTATGAAAGCTGGAGAGGTTCCAAGTCGATTGACTCGTGCTCGAGCTGCTGCTTTAAGTGCAACTGGACAGTTGCCACCATTGAAGAAGGTGGCAGAAGAAAGTCAGAAGCATCCCCTAAGAGCCAATTCGAAAAGAGCAGTTTCAGATGATACATATCTGCCGCATAAGAAGAGGGCAATTCTTCATGATGTCACGAACGTTCGCTGTGAAAAAAGTAATAGGAGTTGTTTAAATCCAACTGAAACTCAG GCTAAGAAAAGAAAGCTGAATAAACCCGCTCGACCTGATGTTTCAAAGGAGGTTACATCAGTTGCTATGGAGTTACCACAGATTATTGTTGACTCAAAACCGGTGAAATTACCAGAAATGCGGCTTAGATCATCAGAAGATGTCACGTGTTCAGTTAAGTTGGAAGACAATGAACCGATTAGGCTGAGTGCCAACCATTGTGCTACAAATAACGATCTGCTTCTCAGCCAGACATCTCGAGTATCTGCTCGGCCTTCGATTTCTCAAAAGAAag TTTCACAAACTGTTGCGGCCGAGAAAGTTAACACTTATGAACTTTTGGGTGTGTCAAAGCATCCAGATGTTGCTGACATAGATGCTGATTTTGAAGATCCTCAACTTTGCAGCCTCTATGCTGCTGATATATACGACCACATGCGTGTTGCTGAG CTGTCGAGAAGGCCTAATCCTAACTTAATGGAAACAGTACAGCAAGATATCACTCCAAGCATGCGCGGGATACTGGTTGATTGGCTTGTGGAG GTTTCTGATGGATACAAATTGCAAGCAAATACACTTTACCTCACTGTATATCTCATTGATTGGTTTCtctcaaaaaatttcattgaAAGACAGAAACTTCAGTTGCTCGGCATCACTTGCATGCTAATTGCCTC AAAGTACGAAGAAATTAACGCCCCCCATGTTGAAGACTTCTGCTTCATCACGGACAACACATACACAAAAGGGCAG GTACTACAGATGGAGTCTCTAGTCCTGAAGTCCACTGCATATCAACTATTTGCTCCTACTACGAAAACTTTCCTCAG GAGATTTCTTCGAGCCGCACAAGCTTCTTACAAG AGACCGAGCATTGAGTTGGAGTACTTGGCGAATTACCTGGCTGAACTAACACTGATGAGCTATGGTTTCTTAAATTTCCTTCCTTCAATGATTGCTGCATCTGCGGTTTTCCTCGCAAGATGGACATTAGATCAGTCAAACCACCCATGG AATCCAACTCTTGAACACTATGCTTCTTACAAAGCATCAGATTTGAAAGCCGCGGTTCTTGCATTACAAGATCTACAACTGAATAGCAATGACTGTCCGTTAACCTCGATCCGCATGAAGTACACACAAGACAAT CTCAAATGTGTAGCAACTTTGTCTTCACCAAAATTGCTTGAAACAATgttttga